Part of the bacterium genome is shown below.
CAGGCGACCTCCAGGGGATTCTCGTCGTCTATTTCGAGGGTGCCCTCGATGGGGGTGTTCGCCGTGTTACCGGTACTCAGACACCCCCGGTTCGCCGTTGCCCTTTCTTCTTGCAGGTCGAGCGTGAATTGGATGGTGTCGGTGTCGATTCCCGCCAGGTCGTCGGTAAGGTTGAACTCTATACTCGAATCCGGCGGCACCTCTCCCTCCCCATCAACCGGAAATACCTCCTCACATGCCGGCGACTCGGTGTCGTCGGTTTCGAACCACACATCGAGCCGTGGGGGGGTGTCAGATTCCCTGGAGTCGAACACGCTGAAATCAGCTTCTTCTTTGATTCGAAAACCGAAGTTTTCAGAGGGATAGTCCACCCATCCTTGAACGTAATCAGCAGGTAATTCAAAGTAAGGTGGAACGCCGTCAGAAAAACGGTATTCAAAAAAACATTCACCATCGGAAGGCGCATTCGACCATGTTATCTCCATTTCGCTCCACTCTTCCTCTATCTCGTAGAATTCCCATTTCATCCCACGATAACTTATATCCAAGTATAAATATGCCCTGAAAACGTTCATTGCCGGATCCACATCGGATAAATCGAATTGAACTACGGCATCCTCAAATTCTATATATTCTCCAGGATGCCCATAAACCCGCACCCACAGTTCGGTTGAATCGCCGTAATTCTCATCTATCCCGAATTCTTCACCGTGGTCCCAAATATACA
Proteins encoded:
- a CDS encoding DNRLRE domain-containing protein yields the protein MSKVFFVCAVVLAVFSAAWAYEVFEPVQDSFIMYIWDHGEEFGIDENYGDSTELWVRVYGHPGEYIEFEDAVVQFDLSDVDPAMNVFRAYLYLDISYRGMKWEFYEIEEEWSEMEITWSNAPSDGECFFEYRFSDGVPPYFELPADYVQGWVDYPSENFGFRIKEEADFSVFDSRESDTPPRLDVWFETDDTESPACEEVFPVDGEGEVPPDSSIEFNLTDDLAGIDTDTIQFTLDLQEERATANRGCLSTGNTANTPIEGTLEIDDENPLEVACVFTPTDDLPWGAYTCTVDGSLADLLGKQMGEDYVWSFDTRGWDEDPPEVTDLTPGDGDEDIPPDSVITFHLTDGYAGVDVSTLAFSVRENLRQPASLDKAKALPVCPSPVGEIEGELEVDSSDLFDVGCTFTPSDDLPPGPITCTVAGSLADRDGNALGDDFVWTFSVGGSVEDEHTWGEIKAAFE